Within the Bacteroidales bacterium genome, the region TATTGAATTTTGGGGTAAATTTGCTATAAACAGGAAAAAATTTAATGGAAATTTTGTTTTTTCAGATAAAATGAATTGGTTCAATATAAATTCAATTCACTTTTTTTAGGAATTGTATAATAAATATATATTATTAATTAAAAAGAACACCATCGGTGTTCGATTATTGTAAAAAACATCGATAAATTGAAATAACAACTCCATCGGAGTTGGATTATTTATTATTAAATTATTTCGGAGGAAAATAAATGAAATCAGGAACATACACACAAATTTATATTCGACTGATTTTTTTAGAATAATAATACATTATATCATAATCAAACTCCGATGGAGTTTATAAAAAAAGGGAGCATACTCCTCTTTTTACTACAATAATCCAAGTCCGATGGACTTGTCTTTGGATATGTATAAATTGCATTAATAGCAGTTAAATTCATAAAAAAAAAATTTTTAACTTATGCATTAGTCGGATGAACCTTAAAAAATGTATGTTATTGATTAAAAAACACCATCGGTGTTCGATTATTGTAAAAAACATCGATAAATTGAAATAACAACTCCATCGGAGTTGGATTATTTATTATTAAATTATTTCGGAGGAAAATAAATGAAATCAGGAACATACACACAAATTTATATTCAACTGATTTTTTTAGAATAATAATAATACATTATATTATAATCAAACTCCGATGGAGTTTATAAAAAAAGGGAGCATACTCCTCTTTTTACTACAATAATCCAAGTCCGATGGACTTGTCTTTGGATATGTATAAATTGCATTAATAGCAGTTAAATTCATAAAAAAAAACATTTTAACTTATGCATTAGTCGGATGAACCTTAAAAAATGTATGTTATTGATTAAAAAACACCATCGGTGTTCGATTATTGTAGGAAACATTGATATATTGAAATAACAACTCCATCGGAGTTGGATTATTTATTATTAAATTATTTCGGAGGAAAATAAATGAAATCAGGAACATACACACAAATTTATATTCGACTGATTTTTTTAGAATAATAATACATTATATCATAATCAAACTCCGATGGAGTTTATAAAAAAAAGGAACATGCTTCCTTTTTTACTACAATAATCCAAGTCCGATGGACTTGTCTTTTAATATGTAATAAATTGCTTTTTATATTAACAACGATTTTATTTATGTAATTTGTCATTAAATAATTAAATTATGTTAATTTTGGTTATTAAAAAATATTAACCTAAATAATGCGGGTTAATATTGTTGAATTAATTTTTTAATTAGTGGCTAAAAGAAAACACCAATAACTGCGTTACTCTTGTCTTGAAAACAGTCGATTACTTCAGTAAACTACTTATTTTCAAGACATCGAAAGCCTTGTTCTTGACGCTTTCTTAAAAGCCAATTAACAAATAAAATTTTCTTATACATACTAATCAGTGAATATTCATAGAAAAACATATATTCTAATAATATTAATTATTTTATTACAAATTTTTTGTAGTAAAAATATTAGTGCTAAAAAAGCTCCAAAGGCATCAAAAGGTGTTATTGATTTGAGTAACTGGGATTTTGAAAAGCAGGGCAATATTGACCTGAATGGTAAATGGGAATTCTACTGGAATCAATTATTATCATACGATGATTTTTATGATAATAAACCTGATAAATTAACAGGTTTTATATCTGTACCCGGATTATGGAACGGTTATGTTGTTAATTATAAAAAACTAAACGGAATTGGACATGCAACCTATAAATTAAAAGTAAAACTAAAAAACAAAAATCAGGTTTATGCATTAAAAGTACTAAATGCTGCTACTTCGATAAACATATATATTAATAAAAAATTAATATCTTCATCAGGGCATCCGGGAATAAATAAAAAAAATACAATTTCAGGGTATTATCCCAAGGTTTCAACATTTGAAGTTGATACCAATATTATTGATATAATAGTACATGTATCGAATTACCAGCATAAAAAAGGTGGAATATGGGAAGAAATAAAATTAGGAACTGAAACTCAAATAAGGTCAAGACGTACAAAAAACCTTGCTTTTGAATTTTTCCTTATTGGAAGTATTTTAATTATGGGATTATACCATTTAGTCTTGTTTATTATAAGAAAAAATGATAAGTCATCTCTGTATTTCAGCCTGTTTTGTTTTATTTTACCAATAAGAATTAGTGTTACCGGAGAACAATTTATTCATTATATAATTAATATTGATTGGCAATTTATGGTAAAAATTGAATATATCTCATTATATCTTGCCCTTCCTTTTTTTATGATGTTTGTCAGATCGCTTTACCCAAATGAATTCCCTAAAATTGTAGTACGAATAACACAGGTTGTATGTTTGTTATATTCAATAATAGTACTATTTACTCCTGTAAGAGTTTATTCACATTATATGTTATCATATCAGATTATTACAATTGCAGGAGGAATTTATACTATTTGGATATTAATTAATGCCGACATTAATAAAAGAGAAGGAGCATTATTGTTTTTATTTGCATGGTTCTTTTTGTTTTTGACTGTTTTAAATGATATTTTATTTCAAAATGATATTATACATACTGGAAATTTTGCTTTTATAGGATTATTAATTTTTATTTTTTCACAGGCTGTTGTTCTTTCTTCAAGATTTTCAAAAGCATTTTATAGAATAGAAAAGTTATTTTTATCAAGCAAAAATTTACAAGAAATTGTTATAGAAAAAACTAATGAAACTAATAAACAAAAAGAAGATATTAACCTTAAAAATATAGAACTCGAAAAGTTAAATGATAATCTTGAGAAAACAGAAGAAAAATTTAAAGTTCTTTATGAATTATCAAAGGAAGCACATTTAATACTTGACAGAAACAGGATACTTGATTGCAATACAGCAGCATTAAAACTATTTCAATGCGACGATAAAGATAAATTGCTAACTATCCATCCAGGAAATTTATCACCTGAAAATCAATTAGACAATAGTATATCAACTGTAAGAATTGAAGAATTAATTGATTATGCCTATAAAAATGGTAAACATAATTTTCAATGGGTACTGCAAAAATTTGATAAAACAGTAATTACTGTAGAAGTTACACTAAACCTGATAAATTTACCTGACAAAGAAGCTCTTTTGGTTACTTTTTATACTCAATAAATCATTCCACAACATAAACTTGTCTGCCGTTAGGAATGTTTAAAGTACAATTTAATAATGGTTCTATTGTTCTATTGCTCTATTGTTAGACTTTCAATTTCAGGCCTGCCTGCCTGCCGTCACCTGTCTGCCGATAGGTAGAGGCAGGTTTGTATATTTGATAAGTTGGTTTAGTTCTTTTGGCATATTATCTAATTCTGTGAAAATATGAGTATATTCTTTATTGGACAACAGGTTTCTAATTTTTGATTTTTCATTCCAGTCAAGAGATTCTTTCATAGAACTACTGCTGTAGTGATAAAATTTAATTTTATCTTTCTTATGATAATGTCCAAAACCCTCTGCAATATTTGCAGAGATTGAATCAACTGCCCCAACAAATTGTCCACCAACGTGTTTTTTAGCAAACCAATCCCAATTAACAAAAATTTCCCAAACATAATTGCTTAAATTAAAAGCTGTTTTATAGGCATCTATATCATTGAGTTGTAAATACTTTTTTTCCATATTACTTGTTGTATTTCAACAATTAAGCAATGAAACAATAGAACAATAGAACAATGAAACAATGAAATAATGAAATAATTGCTAATTATCATGCCTCACAGCAAATAGGTTGGGTACTGCTTACTTCAGTTTTTTCTTTTTCAAATATTTTGTAATTTCTAAAGAATGTTTTTTTGTAAGGAATGTTTCAAATTCATTTATTTCTTTTTCAGCTTCCCATACTTTAATTGAAGCAGTAGATTTTTTTATTTCTCTTTTTACGTGTGGGTCAGCATTGTGCGATAATAATAATTCAATTATTTTAATACTTTTAGCCTCAAATAATGGAGTTGTAAATTCCAAACTATCATATTTTGTATCTTTATAATTTACGTCTGCACCGTGAAAAATTAGTTCTTGGGCAAGTTCTACATCATTTATTTGTATACATTCAATAAGTTTAGCATTAAGCTTTTTTTTATCAACGGTTATTTCAATATCTTCCAGTTTGGGGAGATTTTTTATTTCTTCAGGAATCTCAGTTATTTTATTCGACCATATGATTAAATTTTCTAAATTTTCTAATTTACTAATGCTCAATGGCAAGGATGTAAGATTATTAGCACCAAGATTTAATTCTTTCAAATTAGTAAGTTCTCCTATTTCATCAGGTAATTCTGATAATTTATTATAAAATAAATTTAATGTTGAAAGTTTGGATAAATTTTTAATATCAGGTGGAATATTTTTAATTTGATTGCTTTCTAATGATAGATTATTCAAAGCAACAAGCCTTGTTATTTCAACAGGAAATTTAGTAAATTTATTTCTTTCCAGCTTAAGAACAGTTAAATTAGTTAAATTAGTAATTTCTTCAGGTAACTCAAAAAGCTTATTATAACCCAAATCAAGTTCCTCTAAATTAGTAAGTTCCCCTATTTCTTTTGGGATTTTTTTCAGTTCATTGATTTTTAAATCAAGCTTTTTTAAATTATAAAGATTGTCAGTATTATCAATTAAAATTATTCTTTTCTTTTTTAACCATTTTAACAATTTCTTAAGTGCTGATTTATTATAAGTTTCTTCCATTTTATTATTATTTAATTGTAATACTTATTAGAACAAAATTGAAATAAAGTTACTAAGTTAATTTAAAAATAAAAAATCATACTTAATATCTTCTGTTCTATTATTTTAAAAATTAAGGGTACTTTTCAAGGCTTTATAGCCATTCTTGCTTACTTTTAATTTACTATTGTCTTTTAGTTTAACAATATATGATTCTTTTTCATATAATTCAAGTCCGGCAATTTGATCAATATTTACTATATACGACCTGTGTATCCTGATAAATTGTGATGAAGGTAAATGTTCTTCAAAATATTTCATGGTTTTTTGTTTCAGGTACTTTCCTTCTTCAGTATAAATCATAACATAATCATCCTGAGCTTCAAAATATTTTATTTTTTTTACTGGTATAACATTAATTTTTGTCCCTGTTTTTACGATAATTCTTTGTAGAGCATCTTTACTATTTTCAACATGTTTTATAAGTTTATCAAGACTTTTTGTTTCTTTACTTAGGTTATTATATTTATTAAAGGCTTTGTCAATTGCTGCCTTAAATCTTTTTTTTGAGAACGGTTTTAATAAATAATCAACAGTATTCATTTCAAATGCTTTTATAGCAAATTGGTCATAAGCAGTAGTAAAAATAATAATAGGCTTATTATCAATAAGTTCAAGCATTTCAAATCCGTTTATTTTTGGCATCTGAATATCTAAAAATATCAAGTCGGGTTTAAGTTCATTAATAGCTTTTATACCGGCAAATCCATCTGAACATTCGTTAATTACTTCTATTGCTGAATAATCTTTAAGGTAGGATTTTAAAAGTTCTCTTGCAAGTTCCTCATCTTCAATTATTATTGTTTTCATAGCTATTTAGATTTATGAGAGATTCAGTCTTATTGTGGAAAATATAAAGTTACTTCAAAAAGGTTATTTTTATCGTTTATTTTTAACAGATCATCCCTGTTATAGATAATTCTTAAACGTGAACGTATATTTTTAAGTCCAATTCTTTCTCCTTTATCTGAAAGTATATCGGAATCATAGTTATTTGTAATTTTAACGATTAAATATTCTTTATTGATATAACTTTTTAATGTTATAATTATTTTTTCGGTACTTTCATATACTCCGTGCTTTATTGCATTTTCCAATAATGGTTGTAGTATTAAATTTGGTAATAGCTTTTCTTCAGAATTTTTGTCAATGATCTTTTCATATTTTAATTTATCACCAAACCTTATTTTTTCAATATCAAGATATAACAAACAATTTTGTAATTCATCTTTTAAATATGTTTTTTGTTTTTCATTTGTTGATAAAGAATATCTTAAAAATGAAGATAGCTTAATAATCATTTCCTGTGCTTTTTCAGGATTTGAAATAGTTAATGAACTTATTGAATTTAAACTGTTAAATAAAAAGTGAGGATTTATTTGTGATCTAAGAACATTTAGTTCAGTTTCTTTAACAAGGGTTTTCAATTTTTCTTCATTGATTAGTTTTTCCTGAAAATTTGAATAATAAATTACGAGATAATAAATAAATATAAAGGAAATGTAAAAAAATATCCCGATAATAAATCTCCATGGTAATGACCTGTTCAGAAACAATTCATAATTGCCCTGATGAGTAATAAAATTATCTAAAATTAAATATCCTGCCGACAACCATAAAGCAGTAATTATTAAACTAATAGTTAAATGATTTATTAACAGGTTTAATAAATTCAAATTGTCAATATCATTATATCTTACGATATACCAAAGGCTTATACCAAATATCCCATAAAGTGTATTAAATATTACACTATCAGAAATTGCTGAATTAAAATTAATATCATAAAATAAAAAAAGAATTGAAAAATGGGCTATTGCAATCATAACCCATATTAAAATATATGAGTATATCTTTATTTTATTTTGAAAAATTGGATTAAGCATATATTAATTTAATTAGTGCCTGTCTATCCTGATTAATTAGTGCTTGTCTATCCTGATTAATTAGTGCTTGTCTATGAAGTAAAAATATACTAAAAACAGTAATAAGTTTAATTTTTGATTTTGGAAAGCGACTTTCTAAGTCACTGATTTACAAATATACTGCAATTGTATTCTCGACTTAAAAAGTCGAGTTCCAAACCGTTTGTAGTATATTAATCAAAAAACATTGACTTTATGGACGGGCACTAATTAGTAGATTTATACTAATAACTTTTTATCTCTCCACCACCAAATATAGCAAGTCCCTTAATAATTAATTCCTTATTATTATTTTCAGGTTTTTCAGGAACTGATTTTCTTTTATCAGAAAATCCGCCAAAAATTGAAACAACATCTAATCTAATTCTCCAATCTGCCGGTAAAATCAATTTTGAACCACCAAATACCATAAAAACATCAATTTCGTTATTGCCTTCTGCTAATGTACAACTGGAAAAATCAAGTTCTGAACCTCCAAAAACTGAGGTTATTTTACCTCCTTTAAAATTATTTGAAACAATTTTTTTTTCACCTCCGCCAAAAATAGACATATCATCAATATAATCTGATGAATTTTCAACAGTTTTTCTGGTAAAATGACCAAATTTATGTGTTCCTCTTCTGAAAATAATTATTAAACCAATAAAAATAAGAATAACAGGCCAGAACATTCGGTTAAAAGAATGCGGTAAATCAAAGATATCAGGTAAAAGAAAAAAAGCGCCTATTGCAATCAAAATAATACCTCCGACTTTGTTTTCCCTTGTCAACAATCCAACAGTTCCAATGAAAATAAGTAACATTTGCCATGTAAATATAATGTCTTTATATTCATAAGGAATTATCCCAAAATTGTTCAAAATAAAAACAGTGCCGAGGGTTATTAAAATAATACCGAATGAAATTCTTTTATCAGTACATTTTTTGTGTTTTTTAAATTCAAAATTTTCCATGATAATTAAGTTTTAAAGTTATTAATAATTTTAGTTCAAAATTAGCTTGTTAAATTATACTTTAAAATCATAAATCGGCGAATAACAGATATTTATCGGTAAGATGTCCAATCGGTATTATTCGTACTTGATATTTTGTTTTTTGTACTTTGATAAATAAGTTATCACCAAAATTAAATTTATCCTGTTATATAATATATAAATATTTCTTAATACTAAAATAAATTTTAATATAATTTTTTACATTTGTGAAATTATTTAAAAAATAAAAAAATATAAATATGAATATCGAAGAAATAAAACAAAATCATAAACTCCTGAAGGAATGGACTTATGAAAAAACATCCATTGATAAAGGTTATACTGATAAAATCCTTTATATTAATGTATCAGACAATACAATTCAAGAAAAGGATGTTCCTGCCGAAATGAAAGAAAAATTTATTGGCGGAAAAGGTTATGGTTTAAAACTTCTTTGGGAGGCAACTAAACCAGACACAAAATGGAATGATCCTGAAAATGAGATTATTATATCAGGAGGTCCTATTTGTGGCATAACACAATATTCAGGAACAGGTAAATCTCTTGTAGTTTCAATTTCGCCAACAACAAATTCTATAATCGATAGTAATGTAGGTGGATTTTTTGGTCCTTTCTTAAAATTTTCAGGTTTCGATTCACTTGAACTACAAGGAAAAGCCGAAAAAGATATTATCATCTATATTGATGGAGTTAATGGTAAAATTGAAATAAACGAAGCTCCAAAAGAAGCAGTTGATAGCCATGTTCTGGTAGAACAACTTACCGAAATGTATGCAGATAACGAAAAAGATAAAATGAACATTGGTATTATTTCAGCTGGTGATGCTGCCGACCATTCATTAATAGGCATGCTAAACTTTAGTTTTTATGATAAGAAAAAAGGGAAAATCAGATTAAAACAAGCCGGACGTGGTGGTATTGGTACTGTTTTTCGCAATAAAAAAATTAAAGCTATAGTTGCTAAAGTTGATGGTATAAAAGGCGATGCTAATAATGTTGTTGATATGGCTGCAATTCGCGAAAGAGGTAAAAATTTCAACAAAGAAATGAGAGACCTTGATGATTCTCAAGCTGAAATGAGAACAAAAGGTACTGCTCACCTTGTTAATATAATGAATGATTATGATTTATTACCTGTTAATAATTATAAATTTGGTAGTCATAAGCAAGCCGATAAAATTCATGGTGATATTTGGAAAGAAAGATTCGACCAATCCAGTCCGGACGGATGCTGGATAGGTTGTAATATGGCTTGTGCAAAAAGCGTTAATACCTATGAATTAAGAACAGGACCTTATGCAGGCGAAAATGTTATTGTTGATGGTCCCGAGTACGAAAATGCTGGCGGATTAGGTTCAAACTGTGGTATTTTTAATCCTGACTATATTATTGAAAGTAATTTTTATTGTGATACTTACGGAATTGATACAATATCGTGGGGAACACTTCTTGCTTTTGTAATGGAATGTTACGAAAACGGTATCTTAAACGAAGAACGTACAGGCGGGTTAAAACTTAATTTTGGTAATACCGAATCTGCTATAGAAGTTTTACATCAAGTAGCGAGAGGCGAAGGTTTTGGTTTGATAGCTGGTCTTGGAATACGCAAAATGAAAGAAATGTTTAGTGAAAAAGGTTGGGGCGATGCCAAATTCATGCAAGATATTGGAATGGAAAATAAAGGTTTGGAATATTCCGAATATGTATCGAAAGAATCACTTGCTCAACAAGGTGGTTTTGCTATGACAAATAAAGGACCTCAACACGACGAAGCATGGCTTATTTTTATGGATATGGTAAATAACCAAATTCCTACTTTCGAAGATAAGGCAGAAGCTTTACATTATTTTCCAATGTTCAGAACATGGTTCGGATTAGTTGGATTATGTAAACTTCCTTGGAATGATGTTGAACCTGTTAATAATGCCGAAACAGACGAACCTGCAAAAGTTCCTGAGCATGTAGATAATTATGTTACTATATACAAGGCAGTTACAGGAAAAGAATTCGATAAAGAAGAAATGATTCGTATGTCAGAACGAGTTTATAATTTTCAGAGAATCTTTAACTTACGTAGGGGATACGGTACCAGAAAACATGATGCTCAGCCGTATAGAGCTGCAGGTCCTGTTACTGTTGAAGAATACAAATCTCGTGAAGAACGATACGATAAGCAAATGAAAGAAATTATTGGTATTAATCCTGAAGGAAAATCAGTTGAGGAAAAAATGGATATTACCCGAAAATATCGTGAAGAACAATACGAAAAACTTCTTGATGCTGTATATAAAAGACGAGGATGGACAAAAAACGGTATTCCTACTATTGAACATCTTAAAAATTTAGGAATGGATCTTCCTGAATTAATCGAAACAATAAAACCGTATCTTTAATATTTGATTATCATGCCTTACGGCAGACAAGTTAATTTATATATGTTAGAGTTTTAATGTTAAAGTAAAAAGTTGACAATTGACAATTAACAATAGGCAAAAATTGTCAACTGTTAATTGTCAATTGTCAACTTAAAGCTTTGTTAATCAACCTGCCAAACGTCAGGCTTGTTTACTATGTTATGTTCTTTATTTACCTTGTGAACGGTTACAGAAATACATATATTTGCTACAAATAATAAATAAAAAATTATATCTATGTTTAAAACTAATGAATATTTTGACGGGAAAGTAAAATCAATAGCATTTGAGACTAATGAATGTCCTGCTACTATTGGTGTAATGGCAAAAGGCGAATACGAATTCGGAACTTCAACAACTGAATATATGACTGTAACATCAGGCATAATGACTATAAAATTACCCGGAAGTAGTCAATGGAAAGAATACAAACAATTTGAGACTTTTATTATTGAAAAAGATAAAAAATTTCAGGTTAAAGTTTCTGAAGATACTTCATATATTTGTTTGTATAAATAAAAATTTGAGTATTTTTATTAACTTTCTATATACATTAAGAAAATATATACACAAAAAAATACTATGTTTCTCTGTATCTCAGCGTTCAGTTTTTTTAACAAAAAGACGCAAAAAATAATTTGTAAATGATTAAATATCAAATAACTATAAAAACATAAAGAGATGAAAAAACTATTTTATTTATTATTAACAATTTTATTTACAAGCTTCATTTTAATTACTGCTTGTAAAAAAGAAGAAGAAGAAGACATTAAAAAAAATCCTGTAATAAGTTTTATTAAAGATTCAGGATATACATATGAGGATGTAGAATTAGAAGAAGGAGATACAATTTTGGTTGGAATTAATGCAACTTATAATGGAGTTGATAAATTGGATGTTTTAACTATTACTGCAAACGATCAGGTTTTAATTTATTCTACAAATTTAGATAAGATGGAATTTGAATACGGCATTAATATAATCAAAAGTGAACCTCAAACTGAAGAATGGGTATTTACTATTACTGATAAAGGAAATCTTTCGGCAAATGTATCGCTGACATTAACAAAAACCGGCGAATAAGAATAGTTAATAGAAAATCTTTAACCACTCACAGCTTAAATCTGCTTGTCGTTATATAAGTTTAAATAAATAATTGAATAATTGTTCAATTGTTCCATTGCTATATTGTTAAACTTTCAATTTTAGGACTGCTTGCCGTCACCTGTCTGCCGATAGGTAGAGGCAGGTTGTATATTTACGATAAGTTGGTTTATCTCTTTGGATAGATATTTTACGGGATTTAGTTCTTTTGGCAACTTATACTTCGACACCATTTCGACTATGCTCAATGTAAACGCTCATTATATATCTAATTCTCCAAAAATATGATTATGTTCTTTATTGGACAATAGAACAATGAAACAATAGAACAATTTATTTATTAACCTTATGAACGGTTACTATCTTTTTTACTTTACTTTGAATAGTTCCGTCTGCAATAATACTTTCAATTATATCATCGTTTTTTAATTGTTTTATACTTTTAATTATTTTTCCATTATGTTTGGTTAACGAATAGCCTTTTGAAAGAGCTTTTAAAGGGTCGGAATATTCAATTATTTTATCGAACATTTCAATTCTATGTTTTTCATTATTAATAAACTTAACTGAATAAAAAGTAATTAATTTTTTATTTTTATCAAGTGTATTTTTTTTCGATAAGTAATAATTAGGTAAAAGGGTTTTTAATAAGATTTTTTTGTTTTGCAGAAGATTGTTTGTTTCTATAATTGTTTTTGATGTATTATTTACAAGTCTATAACTAAGATTGTTTAATTCTGTTTTTTTTATTTTGAGTAATTCATTAATATTGTCAACAAAAACATCATTCAAATTAATTAAATAATTTTCAAAATCTTCTGTATTCAATATAATATATTCTGCAACAGCAGTAGGGGTTTTAAGTTTTGTATTAGCTACAATATCGGCAATTGTATCATCACGTTCATGACCGATACCGGTTATAACCGGTAATGGAAACTGGGCAATATTATTAGCAAGCGAATAATTATCAAAACAACTAAGGTCGGTTTTTGAACCACCACCCCTGATTATAACTACAATATCAAAAAAATCTTCATATTTATATATTTTATCAAGAGCATCAATTATTGTTTGTACTGCTTT harbors:
- a CDS encoding pyrimidine/purine nucleoside phosphorylase; this encodes MFKTNEYFDGKVKSIAFETNECPATIGVMAKGEYEFGTSTTEYMTVTSGIMTIKLPGSSQWKEYKQFETFIIEKDKKFQVKVSEDTSYICLYK
- a CDS encoding exodeoxyribonuclease VII large subunit, with the protein product MPVNSITLSELNLRIKNVIKNSFDEAYWIVAEINELRINQSGHCYIELIEKQENSDNIIAKNRANIWVQTYRILQPYFETTTGTSLKAGLKVLIYITVEFHELYGFSLRVIDIDPTYTLGDLAKQRQEIIERLEKEGIINMNKELELPLVIQRIAVISSETAAGYGDFANQLLDNQYDYKYYIKLFHAKMQGDKAVQTIIDALDKIYKYEDFFDIVVIIRGGGSKTDLSCFDNYSLANNIAQFPLPVITGIGHERDDTIADIVANTKLKTPTAVAEYIILNTEDFENYLINLNDVFVDNINELLKIKKTELNNLSYRLVNNTSKTIIETNNLLQNKKILLKTLLPNYYLSKKNTLDKNKKLITFYSVKFINNEKHRIEMFDKIIEYSDPLKALSKGYSLTKHNGKIIKSIKQLKNDDIIESIIADGTIQSKVKKIVTVHKVNK
- a CDS encoding 7TM-DISM domain-containing protein codes for the protein MNIHRKTYILIILIILLQIFCSKNISAKKAPKASKGVIDLSNWDFEKQGNIDLNGKWEFYWNQLLSYDDFYDNKPDKLTGFISVPGLWNGYVVNYKKLNGIGHATYKLKVKLKNKNQVYALKVLNAATSINIYINKKLISSSGHPGINKKNTISGYYPKVSTFEVDTNIIDIIVHVSNYQHKKGGIWEEIKLGTETQIRSRRTKNLAFEFFLIGSILIMGLYHLVLFIIRKNDKSSLYFSLFCFILPIRISVTGEQFIHYIINIDWQFMVKIEYISLYLALPFFMMFVRSLYPNEFPKIVVRITQVVCLLYSIIVLFTPVRVYSHYMLSYQIITIAGGIYTIWILINADINKREGALLFLFAWFFLFLTVLNDILFQNDIIHTGNFAFIGLLIFIFSQAVVLSSRFSKAFYRIEKLFLSSKNLQEIVIEKTNETNKQKEDINLKNIELEKLNDNLEKTEEKFKVLYELSKEAHLILDRNRILDCNTAALKLFQCDDKDKLLTIHPGNLSPENQLDNSISTVRIEELIDYAYKNGKHNFQWVLQKFDKTVITVEVTLNLINLPDKEALLVTFYTQ
- a CDS encoding response regulator transcription factor; protein product: MKTIIIEDEELARELLKSYLKDYSAIEVINECSDGFAGIKAINELKPDLIFLDIQMPKINGFEMLELIDNKPIIIFTTAYDQFAIKAFEMNTVDYLLKPFSKKRFKAAIDKAFNKYNNLSKETKSLDKLIKHVENSKDALQRIIVKTGTKINVIPVKKIKYFEAQDDYVMIYTEEGKYLKQKTMKYFEEHLPSSQFIRIHRSYIVNIDQIAGLELYEKESYIVKLKDNSKLKVSKNGYKALKSTLNF
- a CDS encoding histidine kinase, whose product is MLNPIFQNKIKIYSYILIWVMIAIAHFSILFLFYDINFNSAISDSVIFNTLYGIFGISLWYIVRYNDIDNLNLLNLLINHLTISLIITALWLSAGYLILDNFITHQGNYELFLNRSLPWRFIIGIFFYISFIFIYYLVIYYSNFQEKLINEEKLKTLVKETELNVLRSQINPHFLFNSLNSISSLTISNPEKAQEMIIKLSSFLRYSLSTNEKQKTYLKDELQNCLLYLDIEKIRFGDKLKYEKIIDKNSEEKLLPNLILQPLLENAIKHGVYESTEKIIITLKSYINKEYLIVKITNNYDSDILSDKGERIGLKNIRSRLRIIYNRDDLLKINDKNNLFEVTLYFPQ
- a CDS encoding four helix bundle protein, with protein sequence MEKKYLQLNDIDAYKTAFNLSNYVWEIFVNWDWFAKKHVGGQFVGAVDSISANIAEGFGHYHKKDKIKFYHYSSSSMKESLDWNEKSKIRNLLSNKEYTHIFTELDNMPKELNQLIKYTNLPLPIGRQVTAGRQA